The following are encoded together in the Cervus elaphus chromosome 23, mCerEla1.1, whole genome shotgun sequence genome:
- the LOC122681063 gene encoding serine/arginine repetitive matrix protein 3-like, translated as MVRRAGRAGAAAGGGRAEGRRERRPRRRRRWLLSPGGRHRQGKNHSSPPGGCGRRGRAGGALPGEVAPSWPPLSSPPDPSSSPAAGRDAAGAELSFGERVGGGEGGPGLPAPWALAAGQPGCSSRRGGGGGERGPGDAAGGPRAAAAAAAGCEPGRGADRPRGRRGAGRRRRRRDPGATCWRSAAAAIPRGPGRRHPPAWPRGSRRRSRRPRRSALGPAGPPAPGDRRPCQALGSRRRCLGGRRVGVRLPGGGLAPASELACIFPGPILFSTALGVGDPPGQPIPVA; from the exons ATGGTGCGGCgggcgggcagggcaggggctgcGGCCGGGGGCGGCCGGGCGGAGGGACGGAGGGAGCGGCggccgaggcggcggcggcgctggCTCTTGTCACCCG GGGGGAGGCACAGGCAAGGGAAAAACCACTCGAGCCCGCCCGGGGGCTGCGGCCGGCGGGGCCGGGCGGGAGGCGCTCTCCCGGGCGAAGTTGCCCCCTCCTGGCCGCCGCTCAGCTCGCCCCCCGACCCCAGCTCATCCCCGGCTGCCGGGCGAGACGCCGCCGGAGCCGAACTTTCCTTTGGGGAGCgagttgggggcggggagggcgggcCGGGGCTGCCGGCGCCCTGGGCGCTCGCCGCGGGCCAGCCTGGGTGCAGCTCCcgacgcggcggcggcggcggcgagcgcGGCCCCGGGGACGCGGCGGGCGGGCcgagggcggcggcggcggcggcggcagggtGCGAGCCGGGTCGGGGCGCTGACCGCCCCCGCGGGAGGAGGGGCGCCGGGAGGAGGCGGCGCCGCCGGGACCCCGGGGCCACCTGCTGGCGGAGCGCGGCCGCCGCCATCCCCCGGGGCCCGGGCCGCCGCCACCCACCGGCCTGGCCGCGCGGCTCCCGGAGGAGGAGCCGGAGGCCGCGGCGCAGCGCCCTCGGCCCGGCCGGCCCGCCCGCCCCCGGGGACCGCCGTCCCTGCCAGGCGCTGGGGTCCCGACGCAGGTGCCTCGGGGGCCGGCGAGTCGGGGTGCGGCTGCCCGGGGGGGGCCTGGCTCCCGCCTCCGAGCTCGCTTGCATCTTCCCGGGGCCGATCTTGTTCTCAACGGCCCTGGGTGTCGGCGACCCTCCTGGCCAGCCCATTCCTGTCGCGTGA